Genomic window (Paraburkholderia phenazinium):
GAAACCGCGCTGGTGGCGATTCTCGACGAACACGACGTGGTCTACGTGGCGCGCAACGGCGTGAACCGGGCGATGGCGGTCGGCTTCGTGCTGGGCTCGCGGGCTGCGGCGCCGCTGTCGTCGGCGGGGCTGATCCTGTTGGCGTTCCAGGCGCCCGAGGAGATCGACCACTGGCTTTCGACCTACGAAATCAAGGTCTTCACGCCGCAAACCTACTCCACCGTCAAAGAACTGCGTGACGTGCTGGGCGAGGCGCGTCGTAACGGCTACGTCGTCACCGATCAACAGCTCGAACTCGGCATGCGCGGCGTCGCCGTGCCGCTGCGCGACCGTCACGGCTCCGTGGTAGCGGCCATCAGCGTCAGCATGCCGATGGGTCGGGAGTCGGCCCAGGCCGCCTTGCAGCGGGTGCTCCCGACGCTGCAGGAAACCGCCAGTTTGCTGCGCAATCTCGTCTAGATCGGGAGATCGCGGACCTGTCCCGCCTGGGCCAGGCGCACGCGCAAATCGACTGAAGGGATAACGAAAGAAACCTGTCTCCCGGAAAATACACAGGGCGTGATATGGGATGACAAACGCCCTACGCTGCGTGATACTCCCCCGCGGGGAGCCGCCAGGCGCCGCGTCGTCATGTCTGCTTCACCATGCTGTTCTTATTCATTCACATTGACATAGTCGTTCAGGTTTGGGGATTAACACATGAAAAAAGTCATTGCCTCGCTCGCAACTGCAGCTCTCGCGCTGGTCTCCGTTCAAGCTTTCGCACAGGCATCCGACGCAGCCGCGCCGGCCGCAGCTAGCACCGCGAAGCCCGCCAAGCACCACAAGAAGCTGAAGACGCACGGCAAGCGTGCTGGCGTTTCGGCGGCCGCATCGGCTGCCGGCACGAACGACAAGGGTACGCAGAACTAAGCGAGCGCTTTTGTCCGCCGCGCGGACCTCGCCGGTTCGCACCGCAGCCAGCCGACAGGCTGACGCGGACTTCCGGAGCGGTTGAGGTTTGCAGGAAAAAGGCCAGAGCCTCGCGCTCTGGCCTTTTTTT
Coding sequences:
- a CDS encoding IclR family transcriptional regulator domain-containing protein — its product is MDEKDWIAGAAKALAIIEAFDEEHARMTPTMVAARAGLSRTAARRYLLTLRELGYVDTDGKLFWLAPRVLRLGQSYLDSARLPRTVQPFLQRITATLQETALVAILDEHDVVYVARNGVNRAMAVGFVLGSRAAAPLSSAGLILLAFQAPEEIDHWLSTYEIKVFTPQTYSTVKELRDVLGEARRNGYVVTDQQLELGMRGVAVPLRDRHGSVVAAISVSMPMGRESAQAALQRVLPTLQETASLLRNLV